From the Neobacillus sp. PS3-34 genome, the window CCCTGCAGAGGATGGATCCACCAATATGATGAATATGGTGAACTATACCAATCCATCAAATGAAGAGTATAAGGGTGATGGAAAGAGTGAGGCTGTGTTGAAGGTTTCACTCCCTGAAGGAGCAAAGGATTTAAATTTTTTGGACAATAAGATTGCTATAAAACAAAGTTCACAAGGTTTTATTACAACAGACCCATTCCCGGCAAATCAGACACTTGTTCTTCCCTATAGTTACCGGATGCCAAAAGGAAAGGAAATCAATTTTAAATTTGATTACCCAGTTCAAGTCATGCAGGTGCTAGTACCCGAAGGCATGGGAAGTGTTGAGTTTAAAGGGGTTCAATTCACCAATCAGGGCCAATTTAAATTTGAAGACCAAAAATACGTTGGTTACAGTGTTGAAGGAATTAAGGTAAACCAATCCTTCACAATGATTTACAACAAAGATAAGCAGCCTAAAGCTAATGCAGCAGCAACAGCCAATGCGGAAACTGAAAAAGGGAAGACTGGAAATGTTACACATTCTGCACCTCCCTTCCATAATCCAGGTCATCTTCGGATGTGGGCACAGTCACCCCTTCACCGCTTCAATCCGCACGTTCTGTTAATCATTCTTCTAGTGATAATTTTTGCGGGCATTTCATACTATGGCTATTTTAAAAGGAAAGATAGACTGGAAGCGGAAAGAATCGGATCTGATAAAGAAGAACAAGCGTTTAAACATTTAATGGCTAAACAAAAAGTAATAATGGATAAAATTCTTGAACTAGAAGAGACGCACGGCAATGGTGAAATGTCTGAAGAGGATTACCTTGCGAAACTCCAGGCATACAAGCAGCACCTTGTCCAAGTAAAATTAAATCTTCGCAAATTCGTCGAGTAACAGCTGGAATGGGAGGTGCTGCAGATGATTGAAATAAAGAAGCTTATAAAACAGGCAGACAATAAACTAATCCTGCGTGGAATCGACGTTTCAATAAAAAAGGGAGAAACGGTTGCCATTCTGGGACCTAATGGAGCCGGGAAAAGCACTCTATTAAAGGTTCTTGCAACATTAATTAAACCCACTTCCGGTCACGTGAAGGTCAACGGGCTGGATTTAAGGAAAAATCAGCTGGAAATAAAAAATATGCTCGGCTATTTACCTCACTCCAGTTTACTTTATGACCATTATTCTCCTAAGGAAAACCTTGTATTTTTTGGTGATTTGTATGGAGTGAAAAATGCTGAAGAGAGGGCAGTAGAACTGGTAAAAGAGGTCGGTCTTTCCTTCT encodes:
- the ccmA gene encoding heme ABC exporter ATP-binding protein CcmA encodes the protein MIEIKKLIKQADNKLILRGIDVSIKKGETVAILGPNGAGKSTLLKVLATLIKPTSGHVKVNGLDLRKNQLEIKNMLGYLPHSSLLYDHYSPKENLVFFGDLYGVKNAEERAVELVKEVGLSFFLNEPVKNFSRGMIQRIAIARAIIHEPPILLLDEPHTGLDQGAISILNNVILSMKEKGTTTIMVTHDFKQATEICDRIIIIKNGKIADDFSLEEKALNFVSEKYQLQVEGVS